In the Sphingobacterium sp. PCS056 genome, AATGTGGCATGTTATTTGGTTTAACGCAATCACAATGGTTAACTGTCCAAGACAGTAGACTTTAAGTTAGCTCACACTTTTTAAACAGATATTAATTAATAACAACAAACTAAATGATTAAAGCCATGCAAGAATTAAACAGTAAAAGAAATGCATTGGAAGAGGATGAATTAGAGTTTGATCAAAAGACAGCTGTGGAAAAAAATGGATTTTCACTAAATTTTATTTTAGGTTTTTTTGTTTTCCTTTATAAAACAGCTATCAAACCGTAAGTACTTCCTAATTTTTCAGTAGAGACAAGTACTCAACAAATGAATAGGAGAAATCTAAAATTTCTCCTATTTTTTTATTATCGCTAATAGGGGCTCTAAGTAATCACGGTTATTGGATAACCTCGGAACTTTATTTTGACCACCAAGTTTTCCTTTTGATTTCATCCATTCAAAGAATGTATAATTAGGGGCATTATGAATCACGGGAAATTGTAGTGCCATGTTTTTATAACGTTTCGCGTCATAATCAGAATTAATCTCTCGGAGCGTTTCATCCAATATTTTGCAGAAGGTTTCAAAATTATCAGGTTGTTGTTCAAATTCTATAATCCATTCATGAGCTCCAGCTTCACCTTCCTTGAAGTAAATCGGACCAGCGGTATAATCTTTCACAATAGCATGGGTTATTTCACTCGCTTTCTTTATAGCATCCTCAGCATTGTCTACGATAAGTTCCTCTCCAAAGGTATTGATAAATTGCTTTGTACGTCCTGTTATCTGAATACGGTATGGAGATAGGGTGACAAATTTAATGGTATCTCCGATCATATATCGCCATAAACCAGCGTTGGTCGAAATAATCAAAGCATAGTTTTTATTTAATTCTACTTCATGCAAGCCTAATGTTTGCGGATTTTCGTCGTATAGATTTTCAATAGGTAAGAATTCGTAATAGATACCATAGTCAAGCATTAATAGTAATTCTTCAGAATCGGACATGTCCTGTAAGGCAAAGTATCCCTCAGAAGCATTGTAATTCTCTAAATAATACATTTTATCGGAAGGAATCAATTTTTTAAATTGTTTACGGTAGGGTTTAAAACTTACACCTCCATGCGTATAAAATTCTAAGTTAGGCCATACCTCCAGTAAATTATTCTTTCCTGTAATTTCCAATATTTTCTTTGCCAGTACAATATTCCAAGTCGGAACTCCTGCTAGATTAGTGACATTTTCATGAATGGTAATATTCGCAACCTTTTCTATTTTTTCTTCAAAGTCAGGAAGCAAAGTTACTTCTAAATTGGGCGTTCTTTTGAACTCAGCCCAAAAAGGGAGATTTCTTAATAATATGGAAGATAGATCGCCATAATATGAATCTGAACTAAAACTATTAATTTGTGAACTACCTCCGAGTACAACAGATTTACCGCTGAAAATTTGGCTCTCTGGCTTATTGTTGAAGTAAATTGTCAACATATCTTTGCCACCTTGGAAGTGACATTCAGTTAGGCACTCTTCACTTACCGGGATAAATTTACTCCGGTCGGATGTTGTTCCCGAAGATTTAGCAAACCACTTGATATCTGAAGGCCACAATATATTTTGCTCCCCTTTGATCATACGATCAATATAAGGTTTTAACGAATTGTAATCTTGTATAGGAACTCTGTTTTTAAATTCTTCTGGAGTTAAAATACTATTATAATCATATTTTTTGCCCCACTCTGTTGCTTCTGCTGATGATATTAAACTTTGAAACCATTCTTCTTGTACATCATGTGGATATTTCATGAACAATTCAATCTGATGAATCCGCTTCTTCATGAACCAAGTTAATAGTGAATCTAATATTGCCATATCAAGTGGAGTAAGTTTAAGTATTTAACTTTTTGCGACGGAGTTCGAAATGTTGTCCCAGATAAAATTTACGCGCCATTTCATTGCTAGCAATTTCCTCGGGAGTACCTGTCAACATAATTTTTCCTTCTGTTAGCAAATAAGCTCTGTCAGTAATGGACAATGTTTCTTGAACATTATGGTCAGTGATGAGGATTCCGATATTGCGTGTTTTGAGTTTCGCTACAATCGTTTGAATCTCTTCTACCGCAATTGGATCCACACCCGCAAATGGCTCATCCAACAGGATGAAAGAAGGATTGGCTGCTAGAGCTCGGGCTATTTCTGTACGACGTCTTTCGCCTCCAGATAATAAATCACCTCTATTTTTACGAACCCGATTAAGACTAAATTCGGCTAGTAGTTCTTCCAGTTTTTCCAAACGCTCTTTTTTATTGGGGTAGTGTATTTCCAATACAGAGAGGATGTTGTGTTCTACAGACAGCTTTCTAAAGATAGAAGCTTCTTGGGCAAGATAACCAATTCCTTTTTGAGCACGTTGGTACATGGCATCCTGCGTGATTTCCTGATCATCTAAATATACATGACCTTCATTGGGCTTTATCAATCCAACAATCATATAAAACGAGGTGGTCTTTCCTGCTCCATTAGGTCCTAAAAGACCTACAATTTCGCCTTGCTCTACTTGGAAAGAAACATCGTTCACAACAGTACGTTGTTTGTATTTTTTGATGAGATGTTCAGCTCTTAGTATCATTTTATGTCGTATTTTAACTCAAGATAACAATCTGATTATTAAAAATATATTTTAATATCGAATTCCTTTTAAATTTAATTGTAAATTCTTTTTACCCCGCCATACATTTTCTTCTATGCTGTAGCACATATCAAATGGTTTGCCACTATTAATGGTTTCAATATGTTCAGAAAGTCCAAACCCGATACAATCAAACGAAGGTGAATGCTCTTGTTTAACAGTCATTTTTAAATGATTGGATCCTACCAGATAGGCCGATCCAATAAGACTTACTTTTTGACTTAAAAAAATGGGACTTTCATTTTGTGGTCCGAAGGGTTCGAACTGACTTAATATACGGTGAAATTTGGCATCGATATCCTGAAGATGGAGTTTTGTATCGATCAATATTTCTTGTGTTAACATTTCAGGTTTGATAAGTCGAGTCACCACTTGTTCAAAACGATCTTGAAATAATTTAATGTTTTCAATTTGCATGGTCAGCCCTGCGGCATATTTATGGCCTCCAAATTGATCCAATAAATCACTACATTCACTTAAAGCCTCATATAAGTCAAAGCCGATCACCGATCGACATGACCCAGCAATGTGCCCATTGGTTTCTGTCAGAATAATGGTCGGTCTGTAATATCTTTCTGTAAGTCTGGAAGCAACGATCCCAATGACACCTTTATGCCAGTCTGATTTATATAATACCGTTGATTTTCGAGTTTTAAGCGAATCATTGTCATCGATAATGGCCAATGCTTCTTCCGTTATTCTGAGATCGAAATCCTTACGTACATTATTTTGATCATCAATATTGATACTAAAATCCTTCGCTTCTTGCAATGATTTTGAGATCAATAATTTTACAGCGTCTTTTGCATGATCTATTCTTCCAGAAGCATTGATTCGGGGCCCAATCTGGAAGACAATATCATTGACAGTAAATGTCTTTGTTTTATTGGTGGAAAGATCAACCAAAGCCTGTAATCCACAGCACGGATTCGTATTTAATTTGATCAATCCAAAATGTGTCAGAATACGATTTTCACCTGTGATCGGTACAATATCAGAAGCGATGCTCACGGCTACTAAATCTAGATATTGATAACAGATATCCAAGGACATATCATTTTTCATGATGAAAGCTTGAATCAGTTTAAATCCTATTCCACAGCCTGATAATTCTTTGTAGGGATAATTGCAATCTTTTCTTTTCGGATCCAATACCGCAAATGCAGGAGGAAGTTCATCACCAGGTAGATGATGATCTCCTATAATAAAATCGATATTTTTTGAATTTGCATATTCAACCTTATCGTTTGCTTTTATACCACAATCCAATGCAATAATTAAAGAAAAGCCATTTTCGGCAGCGTAATCAATGCCTTGTGTAGAAATACCATAACCCTCAGCATAGCGATCTGGAATATAGAATTCGATACGCGAGTGAAATTCCCTGAAAAAACTGTACACCACAGCTACAGCTGTAGTACCATCCACATCATAATCGCCATAAATTAAGATCTTTTCATTTTGGCCTATTGCAGTAGTAATTCGTGCAATGGCTTTTTCCATATCTTGCATCAAGAATGGGTTGTGGAGCTGGTCTAAAGACGGTCGAAAAAAATGTTTAGAAGCATCAAAAGTCTCAATATTTCTACTGACTAATAATTCTGCTAATACTGGATTAATACCAAGTTCATTGCTTAATTGATTAACTTTTTTGACTTCACTTTTAGATTTTAGTACCCACCTTTTTTGCATATCTTTGCATCGTAATTATGTGTAAATATACGTTTTGTCTATTGACTAACCTAATAATACAATAGGCTAATCATGGTGTGGTATATAACACGCAAGTTTCCAATAAATTAAAGATGGCACTAGCACATTCCTTATTCGAAGGCTCATTTTCGGTCGATGCTTCGAAAAAATTTATTCCTTTTGATCCGACTATTCATCGTGCCATAGATCGTCCTTCCTCCATGTTTATCCATGTTCACCCTTTTCTCATTGAAACCAATGACGGACTTGTTTTATGTGATACCGGATTAGGACAAACAAATCCTGACGGTGAACTATTCCTTCATCAAAACATTAAAAAACTTGGATATGAAACGAAGGATGTGAAATATGTGCTGATGTCACATCTGCACAAAGATCATGCTGGCGGAATGGTCAGTTTTGAGGAAGGAGTAGGCCGTATTGCATTTCCAGAAGCAGAATATATAGTACAGCGTGGTGAATGGGAAGATGCCTATTCGGGAATTAATAAATCTTATCGAACAGAAATTTTTGATGTAGTGCAACGCAGCGGTAATTTGCAGTTAGTGGAAGGAGATGGGATTGTTAACGACGAAATACGCTATAATTTAAGTGGTGGTCATACACAATACCATCAAACTTTTCATATTGAAACAGGTAGTAAGCACTATTTTTTCGGTGGTGACGTTTTGCCATAACCACAAGAGATTTTTCAAAATTATAATGCCAAGTACGATTTTGATGGACGGCTGTCAAAGGAGTTGCGTAAAGAATATTGGAAAGAAGGTGCTCCACAGGGTTGGATTTATTTATTTTATCATTCCAAGACCGTGGCAATTGGTATACCTGAACGACAAAAAGATGATCGTTATACCATTGTAGATCTAAAGTAACACAAAAATTTTACTATAAACATAAAACAGTTTTTTTGTTTATCTGGCTGTTTTATAGTTTCATTTTGCCGATGATTAGCAGCTAAACAGGTGGTAAAATGCTGATATGATTGAATTTTTAGCTAAGTTTGTATGAAGCTGTTTGATCATAACTTTTTCTTTCAGCGAATAAAATAAAAATTAGTTTTATAATAAAGCAAAAAAATATGTCTGTTGTAAGAGAGTCGGATCTTATTGGTATTGGGAAAAAATATCAAATTGAAACTGAAGCTGGAGACAATATGGTCGTGGTTATACATGACGATGGTCGAAGAGAATTATATCGTTATGACGAGGAAGAAAGTGAATCTCGTTGTGTGATGACTTTAAGCGACGAAGAATCTAGACAGGTCGCAGGTATTATCGGTGGATTATCTTATAAACCAAAAGCTTTGGAGACCATTGAAGTTGCATTAGACGACTTGAGAATTGAATGGTATAAAGTGGAAGGCAAATTTGAGGGTGCTAACAAAACAATTGGTGAGCTAGAAGTACGTCAGCGAACAGGGGCATCCATTATTGCGGGGATACTAGGTGAAAATACCGTTATTAATCCAGGTCCTGATTATATGATTAGTCCAGGTACAACCTTAGTTATCGCAGGGAAGAAGAATAATATTAAGTTATTAAAGGAAATACTAGTGTAACATACTCAAAACAAAATATATTTATATGCCATCACACACACTTATTTTAGAAATCGGAATTGCCGTTGGTCTTGTTGCTTTTGTAGGCTTGATAGCCAACAAGCTAAAGTTTTCTGTTATTCCATTTTTTATATTGATAGGTATGGTGTTGGGCCAACATGCTCCCCAGATTGGTACTATTGATCTTACATTTACCGAGAGTAAACCCTTTATAGATTTTATGGGACGCCTTGGCGTTTTATTTCTTCTCTTTTATTTGGGTCTTGAGTTTTCTGTAGGTCGTTTAATTAAATCTGGAAAATCAATTGTCACAGGAGGTACTGTTTATGTACTGCTCAATTTTATATCGGGTTTACTGATCGGGTGGATGATGGATCTTCCCTTCAAAGAGATGATGGTACTGTGTGGAATTATGACAAGTTCTTCAACAGCTATTGTTGCCAAGGTATTAACCGATTTGAAGCGAACCGCTAATCCTGAAACAGAGGTAATTATGGGGATGATTATGTTTGATGATTTGTTTATCGCTATGCATATCTCATTCCTTTCGGGATTGATTTTAACAGGAAGCAGCTCGTTTTGGACTGTAGCTGGTACTTCATTATTGGCATTAGGATTTATCTTGACATTTTTAATTTTAGGAAGGAAGCTGGTTCCTGCGATCGACAAATTATTACAGGTTAAGTCGTCCGAATTATTTGTCCTTGTTATTTTTGCATTGCTATTTATTACGGCTGGTTTTTCCGAAACTATACATGTTGCAGAAGCAATCGGTGCCTTGATGGCTGGATTGGTTTTAGCGGATTCCCAGTATATCAAGAAGATTGAAGCTATGGTTTTGCCTTATAAAGATTTCTTTGGAGCGATGTTTTTCTTTAGCTTTGGTTTATCAATAGATATGCTTTCCCTTGGAGGTGCCGTATTATGGGCTTCTATAGCAGCAGCTGTTACGATCTGTGGCAACCTGGCATCAGGTTATTTTGCAGCCAAATTTTCAGGGATGAAAAATAAAACTTCGTTTGATATTGGATTTACATTATCCGCACGGGGAGAGTTTTCGATCATTATGGCTAATATTGGAAAGGCGGGAAGTTTATTGCCCGTTATACAGTCATTTGTTGTTGTATACGTATTGATACTTTCCATCGTATCACCATTATTGACAAAAGAATCTCGGAATATCTGGACAAAATTATTTGGCAAAGATGAAATTAAGCCTAAGGCAATTAAAAGATTAAGTGATTTGGAATCTGGTCAAACACCATAAAAAAAGCGAATCCATTGGATTCGCTTTTTTTTACAAGAAGCCCAATTCTAATTTTGCTTCTTCGCTCATCATATCTTTTGTCCAAGGTGGATCGAATGTCAATTCTACAAGAGCTTCAGTTACTCCTGGTACCGCAGCAACTTTTTGCTGCACTTCGTCCATTATTTGACCAGCAACTGGACAACCAGGTGCGGTTAAAGTCATCACTATCTTTGCAATACCATCTTCTTTCGTTATGATTTCATATACCAAACCTAGGTCAACAATATTTGCTGGCTTCAGCTCGGGATCATATACCGTTTCTAACGCTTCTTGAATAGCAGGTGCAATATTTAACTTATCTAAAATTATAATACTCATATTGACGATCGTTTAGTGTTAGCTTGAATTGCCTCCTTGTAAATAGATAGCAATTTATTTTTATTCTCCTCAGGAGTAAAATTACTAAAATAGAATGCTTTTGTTGTTTGTCTAATGTTAAATTTTTCTTGTTGACTATAATCTTTCCATTGCTGCAAAGTTATCAACATATTATCCACATCTTGTGGATTAAATAATAAGCCCGTCTTATTGGGGATTATCAACTCACTCAATGCTCCGATATCACTACCTATAACTGGAGTTCCGACTGAGAATGCTTCGAGTATGGTCATAGGCATACCTTCAAACCACAAAGATGGAACGATTAATGCTTCCGCTTTTTCAACCAATGGTATTATTTCAGCACGAGATTTAAAACCTAAATAATGGATATTGGTATTTTTTTGAGCAGCTTCGATGACCTCTTGTTTCAAGATACCATCTCCAATGATCAGTATTTTGATATCAGTTTTTGAGAAAACCTCCAATAAGTTTAAAATTCCTTTTTCTTCAGTCAGTCTACCAATATATATAAAATAATCTTCTGTGGGCGATATGGAACTTTCAATAGGAAAAGTGAAATTGGGTTTAACAACAAATTTCTTTGCCTCCACCGGCAAAGTTGAATTAACGAATATATTTTTTGCAAAACACGATAAAGTGATATAGCGATCGACCCTATTCCATGTTCCTATTTTTCTATGAAACCAATAGTTTGCAGCCAAAATAAATGTTTTGATGGCTGAGTTGTCCATGACTTTATTTTTGATAGCCGTCCATGGAAAATTTTGACTCAAACTCGAAAGGAAGAGTTGATTGTTGTGATAAAGAATAGCAGAGGGACAAAGTAGACGAAAATTGTGTAGGGTCATCACCAATGGAACCCCCAATTTATAAATTGTTCTGATAATAAGCGGCCCGCTGGCATAGTGGGTGTTGTGGATGTGAACTAAGTCAGGATTGAATTCGGCTAAAGTTCTTTTTACACGATATAAAGCAGCTATATTCCAAAAAGAAAAAATTGTTTGTAAAGCACCTTTCCATCCCTTTTTATTTTGAAAAGTGAGCGATAACACCTCATGATCCACAGCTAGCAATTCTTGCTCCTGTTGAAAAACGGTATCTTCACCACCAGGGCTTTGATAAAAAGTATGGATGATTAAAATGCGCATGAATACTTGCTTTTTTACAAACTTAGATAATTAAACTCTTTTCATCGTAGTGAACTCAAAACTTTCTTTTTTTAATTCTTATCTTCGCATATCTTAAGGAGATGATGATTAGATAATATGCAGCATTTACAACAATTAATCGTTGACTCGATTCAAAACAGTCAATTTCCGAATCAGCCCGCTAATCTTTACGATCCAATTCGTTATTTTTTGAGTTTAGGAGGTAAACGTATTAGGCCCACTTTAACCTTATTGGCTGCTGAAATGTTTGGTATACGAGAAATTACAGATGCCTTACCTGCTGCAAAATCGATCGAGTACTTCCATAATTTTTCACTTATACATGATGATGTCATGGATCAGGCACCGCTACGTAGGGGGAAACAGACCGTGCACGAAAAATGGAATTTAAGTGTAGCCATTCTTTCAGGAGATGGGCTGTTAGTGAAAGCGTATGATGAATTGGCAAATTGCGACCCAATTTATATTGCAGATCTATTAAAAACCTTCAATCGTGTTGCGATGCAGGTCTGCGAAGGACAACAAATGGATATGGATTATGAACATGCTGATGCAATCAGCATGGAAGAGTACATTGAAATGATTAGATTGAAAACCTCTGTATTATTAGGAGGAGCATTGCAAATGGGTGCAATTTTAGCTGATGCAAGTCTTCATGATCAAAAATTGATCTATGAATTTGGTGAATATATCGGTATTGCTTTTCAACTTCAAGATGATGTTTTAGATGCTTATGGAGATCCAGAAACTTTTGGTAAGCAAGTAGGTGGCGATATTTTGATCAATAAAAAGACCTATCTATTGGTCAAATTATTGGAAATCATAAAAGAAGAAGATCGAAACTCCTTACAAAACTTATTAAACTCTACCTGGGCAGATAATCCAGAGAAATTGAAGGACATGTTGACATTATATCAAAAATATAGCATAAAATCACTTGCAGATCAATTGAAAGAATCTTATACACAACTTGCATTTGAAAGATTATCTGCGATCGATATACCAAATGATAGAAAGAATACGTTAATAACATTATCAAATCAACTCCTCATCAGAGAACAGTAGAAAGCGCTATTATTTGTCTATTTTATCTTTATTTGGTAAAAAAATTCTTAATTTGTAGACTTAGTTCATCATAATATACGAAACAACTAAAAATGGAACCGTTAAAAGTAACAATCTTTCAAGCTTATATTTTTTGGGAAAATATAGAAAAAAACTTGAGTAATCTTGCGCTTAAACTTTCAAATTTGAGAGAAAAAACGGATCTCATTATCCTACCAGAGATGTTTAACACGGGGTTTACCAACAATGTTGATAAGTGTGCTGAGACATCTGATGGTAAGACGATGCAATGGATGTTCCATATGTCTCAGACTTTAAACTGTGTTGTTGCAGGTTCTTTGATCATTGTGGAGAATGGAAAATATTTCAATCGTTTTGTATGGATGTCTCCCGACGGTACGTATGTAAAGTACGATAAACGTCATTTGTTTGCAATGGCAAGAGAGGACCAATACTTTACAGCAGGGCGTGAACGTATTGTCGTTAATATCAAGGGATGGAATATTTGTCCTATGATTTGTTATGATATCCGTTTCCCAGTTTGGTCTAGAAATGTAGGTGGAGCTTATGATTTATTGGTGTATACTGCCAATTGGCCAGATAAACGTTCGGCTCATTGGCGTACATTGATTCCGGCGCGTGCTATTGAAAATCAAGCATTTGTTATTGGTGTGAATCGCGTGGGACATGATGGCAATGACATCTATTACTCTGGAGGCTCAATGTGTATTTCTCCATTGGGGGATGTGGTATATTATAAACCTGAAGATGAGGATTTATATACATTTACGATTCAACCTCGAGATCTTCAAGAAGCCAGAAAATCATTCCCATTTCTGCAAGATGCAGATAGCTTCAATATAGATTAATAGTTGTTATTTGTATGGTCTATCCAATATTACAGACATAATAACTGCTTTTCTAAGATCAAAATCTTCCGCGATAGTTTTTTCTTTTTGTTCAGAGCTTGACGCTTTAGCTTTTTTGCTTACTGCCAAACGATGCTCTTCTCTTTCTTTCTTAAATCGTTGGATTTCATTTGTTTCTTTAATTTTTTCAGAATAAAATGGTGCTGGAGAAACTGCTGGTGTTTTTTGCGGAATAGATTTATACGTAGCAGGCTGCTGTTTCGTTTTCGCAGGATCAGGGGCAATACCTTTTCTTCTTTTTAAGGCAGCCTCTTGTTCTTTCATATAGTTTTGATATGACTTAAAACCAAAGATTGCTAATGCAATTAATAGGGGTACCAACTTTTCCATAGCATGAAGATAATAAAAAAAACAATTTAATTTTTGTTATACCGTGTAAAACTTTATATTTATAAATATAAACCTATTTGACTAACGCGTTCTAGTTCATTAATTTTTTTTGAAATAAGTAACAGTTGGTTAAAAAGTACGATATAGTATAACCTAAAAAGACTTTAATTATTATGCTTAATGAAGATTTAATTGGAAAGATAGAATTCTATGATTTTCTAACGGGAAAAGCGACTACTGCCATATCACGTAGAATGCAGCGTAATTTAAAAGATGTGGGAATCAATATTACGGCTGAGCAATGGAGTATTTTGTACAATTTATGGCAAGAGGAGGGACTTACGCAGCAAGAGTTAGCCACACGAACTTTCCGAGATAAACCGAGCATCACTAGGCTGATTAATAATTTGGAAAAATTAAATCTAGTAATCCGTGTTAACGACAAGGAGGATCGTAGATCCAATTTGATTTATTTGACAAAGTCAGCACGCAAACTAAAAGATGTTGGCATGCAACAAGCCAATAAGACCATTGCTGAAGCGCTTGAAGGTGTATGTGCTGAGACTATTAGTATTGCACAAGTTACCTTACAGCAAGTTATTTGTAATTTGAGGAAATAAAAACAGCAGGGGTTTTATGATAATACCCCTGCTGTTTTTATTTCCTCTTGCTGTTTTATTTAAAACATTTTTGCTTCAAAATCGGTATGACTTTCGATCAGGCGTCCTTCTCTACCAAAGTAGATGTCTTGAAAACTTAACGTATTGACCGCATCAACTTTTCTAAAAAACTTGTCGGCACTGACATCAGATAAAGTTTTGAAACCACAAGCTTCCATAATTTCTACTGTTGCACGTAAAGTATTGCGGTGAAATTGTGCAACACGCACATATTTGTCATTCACATCTAATCCTTTGTATAGATGTGGCTGTTGTGTTGCAACACCAACAGGACAAGTATCTTCGTTACATTTTAAAGCTTGAATACAGCCTAATGCAAACATCATACCTCTTGCACTATAACAAGCGTCTGCTCCAAGCGCAATGACTTTTAATAAATCGAAACCGGTCACAATTCTACTGGATACTAGTAGTTTGATATGTTTCTTTAAGCCAAATGCAATAAGAGTTTTTGTTACAAATGCTAATGCATCATATAACGGCATACCTAGATTATCTGTAAATTCAAGTGGTGCAGCTCCGGTCCCACCTTCAGAGCCATCAATAGCAATGAAATCAGGGAAGATCTGTGTCGTTTGCATAGCACGGCAGATTTCGATAAACTCTTGTTTGTCACCGATACACATTTTGAATCCTACAGGTTTGAAATCACTTAATTCCTTCATTTTATAAATGAACTCCATCATTTCAATAGGATTTGAAAATGCACTATGTGCCGGTGGAGACATCACATCTGTCCCCGGAATGACGTGACGTATCGCCGCAACCTCAGGAGTATTTTTAGCTGCAGGTAGGATACCTCCGTGGCCAGGTTTTGCTCCTTGGGAGATTTTCAACTCGATCATTTTGATATTTGGACGAGCTGTTTTTTCTCTAAAAAGTTCAGGATCAAATTTACCATCATGGGTTCTACATCCAAAATAACCTGTACCCACTTGCCAGATCAAGTCACCACCACTGTTATGATATTCACTTATACCACCTTCACCCGTATTGTGTGCGAAATTTTGTAGTTGAGCACCTTTGTTTAAAGCTGTAATGGCTGTTTTACTCAATGCACCATAACTCATTGCAGAAATATTAAAGACGCTTAAGTTATAGGGATGTTTACATGATTCATTTCCTACTACAGTCCGTAAATCATGATTTTCAATATGACAAGGAAAGACAGAGTGTGCAGCCCATTCATTTCCTACAGTTTGAGGATCGGTTTGCATACCGAAAGCAACAGTCTCTCTTTGATTTTTTGCACGTTGGTAGACTATTGAACGTTGACGTCTGTTAAAGGGACGGCCATCGGTGTCAGATTCCCAAAAATATTGACGTAATTCTGGACGAATAGACTCAAAGAAATATCGGAAATATCCTACTAAAGGATAATTGCGTAAAATAGCATGTTTATGTTGGAAACTATGATATATAGCTACAAATAAAAGAGGCATTGGAATGACTAATAACCAAAACCACTGTGGTGTAAAAATAAGACCAAAGGAGATTATAATCAAATTGATTACAGTCATGGTGCCAAGAATTAATTTTCTAACGGTCATAATTTAAATAATATTTAGACTCTACTTGAATAAAATTTGATCATTGACCAATCAAATGTGTTGGACTGGCGTGATACATTTTTTAATGTTATTATACTTTCAAATATTGAACCAATGTTCGATTTTGACAAAGCAAAAGTACTAAGTTACTTGTTGTAAACGAAAATTATTGGCAGGTATGAAGAAGATTTAAAATCTTGGTAAAGAAATGATATTTAGCTTTTTCTTTTCACAATCTCTTGTGATAATAGTTGATAGATTTGT is a window encoding:
- a CDS encoding GH3 auxin-responsive promoter family protein, whose translation is MAILDSLLTWFMKKRIHQIELFMKYPHDVQEEWFQSLISSAEATEWGKKYDYNSILTPEEFKNRVPIQDYNSLKPYIDRMIKGEQNILWPSDIKWFAKSSGTTSDRSKFIPVSEECLTECHFQGGKDMLTIYFNNKPESQIFSGKSVVLGGSSQINSFSSDSYYGDLSSILLRNLPFWAEFKRTPNLEVTLLPDFEEKIEKVANITIHENVTNLAGVPTWNIVLAKKILEITGKNNLLEVWPNLEFYTHGGVSFKPYRKQFKKLIPSDKMYYLENYNASEGYFALQDMSDSEELLLMLDYGIYYEFLPIENLYDENPQTLGLHEVELNKNYALIISTNAGLWRYMIGDTIKFVTLSPYRIQITGRTKQFINTFGEELIVDNAEDAIKKASEITHAIVKDYTAGPIYFKEGEAGAHEWIIEFEQQPDNFETFCKILDETLREINSDYDAKRYKNMALQFPVIHNAPNYTFFEWMKSKGKLGGQNKVPRLSNNRDYLEPLLAIIKK
- the lptB gene encoding LPS export ABC transporter ATP-binding protein; amino-acid sequence: MILRAEHLIKKYKQRTVVNDVSFQVEQGEIVGLLGPNGAGKTTSFYMIVGLIKPNEGHVYLDDQEITQDAMYQRAQKGIGYLAQEASIFRKLSVEHNILSVLEIHYPNKKERLEKLEELLAEFSLNRVRKNRGDLLSGGERRRTEIARALAANPSFILLDEPFAGVDPIAVEEIQTIVAKLKTRNIGILITDHNVQETLSITDRAYLLTEGKIMLTGTPEEIASNEMARKFYLGQHFELRRKKLNT
- the recJ gene encoding single-stranded-DNA-specific exonuclease RecJ — encoded protein: MQKRWVLKSKSEVKKVNQLSNELGINPVLAELLVSRNIETFDASKHFFRPSLDQLHNPFLMQDMEKAIARITTAIGQNEKILIYGDYDVDGTTAVAVVYSFFREFHSRIEFYIPDRYAEGYGISTQGIDYAAENGFSLIIALDCGIKANDKVEYANSKNIDFIIGDHHLPGDELPPAFAVLDPKRKDCNYPYKELSGCGIGFKLIQAFIMKNDMSLDICYQYLDLVAVSIASDIVPITGENRILTHFGLIKLNTNPCCGLQALVDLSTNKTKTFTVNDIVFQIGPRINASGRIDHAKDAVKLLISKSLQEAKDFSINIDDQNNVRKDFDLRITEEALAIIDDNDSLKTRKSTVLYKSDWHKGVIGIVASRLTERYYRPTIILTETNGHIAGSCRSVIGFDLYEALSECSDLLDQFGGHKYAAGLTMQIENIKLFQDRFEQVVTRLIKPEMLTQEILIDTKLHLQDIDAKFHRILSQFEPFGPQNESPIFLSQKVSLIGSAYLVGSNHLKMTVKQEHSPSFDCIGFGLSEHIETINSGKPFDMCYSIEENVWRGKKNLQLNLKGIRY
- a CDS encoding MBL fold metallo-hydrolase, with amino-acid sequence MALAHSLFEGSFSVDASKKFIPFDPTIHRAIDRPSSMFIHVHPFLIETNDGLVLCDTGLGQTNPDGELFLHQNIKKLGYETKDVKYVLMSHLHKDHAGGMVSFEEGVGRIAFPEAEYIVQRGEWEDAYSGINKSYRTEIFDVVQRSGNLQLVEGDGIVNDEIRYNLSGGHTQYHQTFHIETGSKHYFFGGDVLP
- a CDS encoding cation:proton antiporter regulatory subunit — translated: MSVVRESDLIGIGKKYQIETEAGDNMVVVIHDDGRRELYRYDEEESESRCVMTLSDEESRQVAGIIGGLSYKPKALETIEVALDDLRIEWYKVEGKFEGANKTIGELEVRQRTGASIIAGILGENTVINPGPDYMISPGTTLVIAGKKNNIKLLKEILV
- a CDS encoding cation:proton antiporter codes for the protein MPSHTLILEIGIAVGLVAFVGLIANKLKFSVIPFFILIGMVLGQHAPQIGTIDLTFTESKPFIDFMGRLGVLFLLFYLGLEFSVGRLIKSGKSIVTGGTVYVLLNFISGLLIGWMMDLPFKEMMVLCGIMTSSSTAIVAKVLTDLKRTANPETEVIMGMIMFDDLFIAMHISFLSGLILTGSSSFWTVAGTSLLALGFILTFLILGRKLVPAIDKLLQVKSSELFVLVIFALLFITAGFSETIHVAEAIGALMAGLVLADSQYIKKIEAMVLPYKDFFGAMFFFSFGLSIDMLSLGGAVLWASIAAAVTICGNLASGYFAAKFSGMKNKTSFDIGFTLSARGEFSIIMANIGKAGSLLPVIQSFVVVYVLILSIVSPLLTKESRNIWTKLFGKDEIKPKAIKRLSDLESGQTP